The Rhodoflexus caldus genome has a window encoding:
- a CDS encoding YceI family protein: protein MAQWVIDAAHSEIQFKVKHLMISTVTGSFGTFSGSAVTATDDDFTDAQISFTAATASINTGQADRDNHLRSADFFDAEKYPEVTFTSSSMKNTGGSNFELTGTLSMHGVSKEITLNAEFLGINKDPWGNTKAGFELSGKINRKDFGLNWNAALETGGVLVGEEVKLIANVQLARQ, encoded by the coding sequence ATGGCACAATGGGTAATTGACGCTGCACACAGCGAAATACAATTCAAGGTAAAACACCTGATGATTTCAACCGTAACAGGTTCTTTCGGTACTTTTTCGGGCAGCGCCGTTACTGCAACCGACGATGACTTCACCGATGCACAAATCTCTTTCACGGCTGCTACGGCTTCCATCAACACCGGACAAGCCGACCGCGATAACCACCTGCGCTCTGCCGACTTCTTTGATGCCGAAAAATATCCCGAAGTAACTTTTACTTCTTCTTCCATGAAGAATACAGGCGGCAGCAATTTTGAACTGACCGGCACCCTTTCTATGCACGGCGTGAGCAAAGAAATTACGCTGAACGCAGAGTTTTTGGGCATCAACAAAGACCCTTGGGGCAACACCAAAGCAGGTTTTGAACTGAGCGGCAAAATCAACCGCAAAGATTTCGGCTTGAACTGGAACGCAGCATTGGAAACAGGCGGCGTACTGGTAGGCGAAGAAGTAAAATTGATTGCCAACGTACAATTGGCGCGTCAATAA
- a CDS encoding phosphoribosylanthranilate isomerase produces the protein MSEAMQWKICGLKDPANIAAILSDIRPDYAGLIFYRDSSRYAGNLPPEQLPVFPAETKKVGVFVNQSAEEIVQATADYGLQLLQLHGSESAEFCRSIRQTTGLPVIKAFSVGETFDFAKLTDYEPTVDFFLFDTQGKNHGGNGVTFNWDLLKNYPFGKPFFLSGGIGTEHAEALKTLLLPALHAIDVNSRFEAAPGMKNTDLLRDFKTKLGL, from the coding sequence ATGAGTGAAGCAATGCAATGGAAAATATGCGGGTTGAAAGACCCTGCCAACATAGCGGCAATTCTTTCGGACATACGCCCAGACTATGCGGGCTTGATATTCTATCGCGACTCATCGCGGTATGCGGGCAATCTGCCGCCCGAGCAATTGCCTGTTTTCCCTGCGGAAACCAAAAAAGTGGGCGTTTTTGTCAATCAGTCGGCAGAGGAAATCGTGCAGGCAACGGCAGACTACGGCTTGCAACTCTTGCAACTGCACGGCAGCGAATCGGCGGAATTTTGTCGCAGCATACGCCAAACAACGGGCTTGCCTGTAATCAAGGCATTTTCCGTCGGTGAAACCTTTGATTTTGCAAAACTGACCGACTATGAACCAACCGTAGATTTTTTCCTTTTTGATACACAAGGGAAAAATCACGGCGGCAACGGCGTAACCTTCAATTGGGACTTGCTCAAAAACTATCCTTTCGGCAAGCCCTTTTTCCTTAGCGGAGGCATCGGCACGGAACATGCCGAAGCACTCAAAACCCTGCTGCTGCCCGCTTTGCACGCCATAGACGTAAACAGCCGCTTTGAAGCTGCCCCGGGCATGAAAAACACGGACTTGCTGCGCGATTTCAAAACCAAACTCGGGCTATAG
- a CDS encoding isopenicillin N synthase family dioxygenase, with translation MSEILYDEVPSLDLADFTSGDPERKARFVKNLGDAWTNIGFVAVKNHGLSDELTEKLYDAVKKFFFLPDEVKKKYEIPEIAGQRGYIGKGKEQAKGHAVPDLKEFYHVGQEVTDPNDPVKAEYPENVFPDAEVPEFKPLALEAYRTLEKAGVQLLRAAALYLGLDEHYFDDKVKFGNSILRAIHYFPIENPDALAPDAVRAAAHGDINLITLLMGASAEGLQVLRRDGKWIPITALPEQVVVNVGDMLERHTNNRLKSTIHRVVNPPREKMGTSRFSIPFFMHPRSEMNLACLPNCIDEAHPKAYPDITAGEFLNERLREIGLKK, from the coding sequence ATGAGCGAAATTTTGTATGATGAGGTTCCTTCATTAGACTTGGCGGACTTCACCAGCGGAGACCCTGAGCGCAAAGCCCGCTTCGTAAAAAATCTGGGAGATGCATGGACAAACATCGGCTTTGTGGCAGTAAAAAATCACGGCCTTAGCGATGAGCTGACTGAAAAGCTGTATGATGCAGTAAAGAAGTTTTTCTTTTTGCCCGATGAAGTAAAGAAAAAATACGAAATCCCCGAAATAGCCGGCCAACGCGGCTATATAGGCAAGGGCAAAGAGCAGGCAAAAGGCCATGCCGTGCCGGATTTGAAGGAGTTTTACCATGTAGGTCAGGAAGTAACCGACCCTAACGACCCTGTTAAGGCGGAATATCCCGAAAACGTATTCCCTGATGCAGAAGTACCTGAGTTCAAACCCTTAGCCTTAGAGGCCTATCGCACGTTGGAAAAAGCGGGCGTGCAACTGTTGCGTGCCGCTGCTCTTTATCTGGGGCTGGACGAACACTACTTTGACGATAAAGTAAAATTCGGCAATAGCATCCTGCGTGCCATTCACTATTTCCCGATTGAAAACCCTGATGCGCTGGCTCCTGATGCGGTGCGTGCCGCTGCTCACGGCGACATCAACCTGATTACCCTGCTGATGGGTGCAAGTGCGGAAGGCTTACAGGTGCTCCGCCGCGACGGCAAGTGGATTCCGATTACGGCGCTGCCTGAACAGGTAGTAGTAAACGTGGGCGACATGTTGGAGCGTCATACGAACAATCGACTCAAATCAACCATTCACCGCGTAGTGAACCCGCCGCGCGAGAAAATGGGTACTTCCCGCTTCTCCATTCCGTTCTTCATGCACCCTCGCTCTGAAATGAATCTGGCTTGTTTGCCAAACTGCATTGACGAGGCTCATCCAAAGGCGTATCCCGATATTACAGCGGGTGAATTCCTCAATGAGCGTCTGCGCGAAATCGGTTTGAAAAAATAG
- a CDS encoding anthranilate synthase component I family protein: MKNFTVQTRYKKLLADTVTPVSIYFRLRDKFVNTLLLESSDYHGNENAFTYICCEPVAAFKVAEGQMHISMPDGQTETYQVNAENRVVDYLNRFAKSFQPVSPLPDKFISNGIFGYMAYDAVQYFEDISLPVKSKEGFDQRIPDIYYQVFRYIIAINHFNEELYIFEHQYGDEQLTEDGIAQIEGIIRNKNFVAYQFEPVGSERSNFTDEEFLQIIAKGKQHCQAGDVFQIVLSRRFAQGFRGDEFNVYRALRAINPSPYLFYFDYGNFKIFGSSPEAQLVIKGGKAVIHPIAGTFRRTGNDLQDAAAAQRLMEDPKENAEHIMLVDLARNDLSKHCEEVTVATFKEVQYFSHVIHLVSTVEGKLTDPEKAIQIVADTFPAGTLSGAPKYRAMQLINQYETISRGYYGGCIGFMGFNGDFNQAIMIRSFLSIGNTLHYQAGAGVVFKSDDRSELEEVNNKLRALRTALQLATGFEN, encoded by the coding sequence ATGAAAAATTTTACCGTTCAAACCCGCTATAAAAAACTGCTTGCCGATACGGTTACTCCCGTGAGCATCTACTTCCGTCTGCGCGATAAGTTCGTGAACACTCTGCTGCTGGAAAGTTCCGATTATCACGGCAACGAAAATGCTTTTACCTACATCTGCTGCGAACCCGTAGCGGCGTTTAAGGTTGCCGAGGGGCAAATGCACATCAGTATGCCCGACGGACAAACGGAAACGTATCAGGTAAATGCCGAAAATCGGGTGGTGGACTATTTGAACCGTTTTGCCAAGTCGTTTCAGCCCGTTTCGCCGCTGCCCGACAAGTTCATCAGCAACGGCATTTTTGGCTATATGGCATACGATGCAGTGCAATACTTTGAAGATATTTCGCTGCCAGTCAAATCCAAAGAAGGCTTTGACCAACGCATCCCCGACATTTACTATCAGGTATTCCGCTATATCATCGCCATCAACCACTTCAACGAAGAGTTGTACATTTTTGAGCACCAATACGGCGATGAACAACTGACCGAAGACGGCATTGCACAAATTGAAGGCATCATCCGCAATAAGAACTTTGTTGCCTATCAGTTTGAACCCGTCGGCAGCGAGCGTTCTAACTTTACCGACGAGGAATTTCTGCAAATTATTGCCAAAGGCAAGCAGCATTGCCAAGCGGGCGATGTGTTCCAAATTGTACTTTCGCGACGCTTTGCGCAAGGTTTCAGAGGCGATGAGTTTAATGTATATCGCGCGCTCCGGGCTATCAATCCTTCGCCTTACCTGTTCTATTTTGACTACGGCAATTTTAAAATTTTCGGTTCTTCGCCCGAAGCGCAATTGGTCATCAAAGGCGGGAAAGCCGTTATCCACCCCATTGCGGGCACATTCCGCCGCACGGGCAACGACTTGCAGGATGCCGCCGCCGCGCAACGGCTCATGGAAGACCCCAAAGAAAACGCCGAGCATATCATGCTGGTGGACTTGGCGCGCAACGATTTGAGCAAGCACTGCGAAGAGGTAACGGTTGCCACTTTCAAAGAGGTGCAATATTTCTCACACGTGATTCACTTGGTTTCTACGGTAGAAGGCAAACTCACCGACCCGGAAAAAGCCATCCAGATTGTGGCGGATACCTTCCCTGCCGGAACCCTTTCGGGCGCGCCCAAATACCGCGCCATGCAGCTCATCAACCAATACGAAACCATCAGCCGCGGCTACTATGGCGGTTGCATAGGCTTTATGGGCTTCAACGGCGACTTCAATCAGGCAATTATGATTCGTTCGTTTTTGAGCATCGGCAATACGCTGCACTATCAGGCAGGGGCTGGCGTGGTGTTCAAGTCCGACGACCGCAGCGAGCTGGAAGAAGTAAACAACAAACTGCGCGCACTGCGCACCGCTTTGCAATTGGCAACGGGTTTTGAGAATTAA